In Parus major isolate Abel chromosome 3, Parus_major1.1, whole genome shotgun sequence, the following are encoded in one genomic region:
- the SERTAD2 gene encoding SERTA domain-containing protein 2 isoform X2, producing the protein MLGKGGKRKFDEHEDGLEGKVVSPTDGPSKVSYTLQRQTIFNISLMKLYNHRPLTEPSLQKTVLINNMLRRIQEELKQEGSLRPMFVAASQPADPLSDNFREAQPAFSHLASPPLLPADLVSTMPLESCLTPASLLEDDTFCTSPAVQHDGPTKPPPPALQPVKDSFSSALDEIEELCPAPTSAEAVAAESAADDSKAQPSESNIHKPEGLPESRTAEPKLMDPLPGNFEITASTGFLTDLTLDDILFADIDTSMYDFDPCTSATGAASKMAPVSADELLKTLAPYSSQPVTPNQPFKMDLTELDHIMEVLVGS; encoded by the coding sequence ATGttggggaaaggaggaaagcgGAAGTTTGACGAGCATGAAGATGGGTTGGAAGGCAAAGTGGTGTCTCCCACTGATGGTCCCTCTAAGGTGTCTTACACCTTACAGCGTCAGACTATCTTCAACATTTCCCTTATGAAACTTTATAACCACAGGCCATTAACCGAGCCAAGCTTGCAAAAGACAGTTTTAATTAACAACATGTTGAGGCGGATCCAGGAAGAACTCAAACAAGAAGGCAGCTTGAGGCCCATGTTTGTGGCCGCTTCGCAGCCTGCCGACCCTCTCAGCGACAACTTCCGCGAGGCGCAGCCGGCGTTCAGCCACCTGGCCTCGCCCCCCCTGCTCCCCGCCGACTTGGTAAGCACTATGCCCCTGGAGTCCTGCCTCACCCCGGCCTCTCTGCTCGAGGACGACACTTTTTGCACTTCCCCGGCTGTCCAGCACGATGGTCCGACGAAGCCGCCACCTCCTGCTCTCCAACCAGTAAAGGACAGCTTCTCCTCAGCCTTGGACGAAATCGAGGAGCTTTGTCCAGCACCTACCTCCGCAGAGGCAGTAGCAGCTGAATCAGCAGCCGACGACTCTAAAGCCCAGCCCAGCGAGTCCAACATTCACAAGCCCGAGGGCCTCCCGGAGAGCAGAACGGCTGAGCCCAAACTCATGGACCCCCTGCCTGGCAACTTTGAGATAACAGCTTCCACAGGTTTCCTCACAGACTTGACCCTGGATGACATTCTGTTCGCTGACATTGATACGTCCATGTATGATTTTGACCCCTGCACGTCTGCCACGGGGGCTGCCTCAAAAATGGCTCCTGTCTCAGCAGATGAGCTCCTAAAGACTCTCGCTCCGTACAGCAGTCAACCAGTAACTCCAAATCAGCCTTTCAAAATGGATCTCACAGAACTGGATCACATCATGGAGGTGCTTGTTGggtcttaa